The following coding sequences are from one Ornithodoros turicata isolate Travis chromosome 1, ASM3712646v1, whole genome shotgun sequence window:
- the LOC135396772 gene encoding uncharacterized protein LOC135396772 isoform X1, which translates to MPPVRRSERLKMLKRTAAKVPRVQSCMSRFSLPADFQVSYGWILKFMDRHGLLRMDSDVLQDCTAAHAGHTGGGVKRVAESDLPRSGSKKLFLDTQSARSRRNVQRLTDSHVMTEERRSGAVNLRERTKCSSTHNAKALPSILGRRRHPDGTTPGPGSSTSRIAFDALTKSVHSDMARCKSGIVPRAAHGTGQKSMDGKKKSQTSQVSVLSHSISVTSLGGRVSVSQNQVQLTVKQNPGQAKKPASLSRTGAAILTAFLHGYIARKNELRAREALNKRISSKTPSTRMSLQEYIRDHQKRLAHSVDRNHSSTRDAAASPVPSKPDRFQTTSTSKVPLGLEALGGSFQALHRSSKLHLNVADKQDPRVLATSEALSTPTTAPKHERLEGIVNTLWEKQRPVDEGVDLSSGEPFERFPHVY; encoded by the exons ATGCCTCCCGTTCGACGCTCGGAGCGTTTGAAAATGCTGAAGCGGACAGCAGCCAAGGTACCTCGCGTTCAGAGTTGTATG AGCCGCTTCAGCCTTCCTGCGGACTTTCAAGTTTCCTACGGTTGGATTCTTAAATTCATGGACAGACACGGACTGCTCCGCATGGACAGCGACGTCTTGCAAGACTGCACTGCAGCCCATGCTGGCCACACTGGTGGTGGGGTGAAGCGTGTCGCCGAATCTGACTTACCtcgttcaggaagtaagaagcTCTTTCTTGACACACAAAGTGCTAGATCCCGTCGTAATGTGCAAAGACTGACCGATTCGCACGTTATGACTGAGGAACGCCGCTCTGGAGCAGTTAATCTCAGGGAGCGTACAAAGTGTTCGAGTACACACAATGCGAAAGCACTGCCGAGCATTCTTGGGCGACGTCGGCATCCAGATGGCACTACACCCGGGCCGGGTTCATCGACCTCACGGATAGCGTTTGATGCATTAACCAAGTCTGTGCACAGCGACATGGCACGGTGCAAATCCGGCATTGTTCCTCGTGCAGCTCACGGCACCGGACAGAAATCCATGGACGGGAAGAAAAAGAGTCAAACTTCCCAAGTGAGCGTGCTCTCGCACAGTATTTCTGTAACTTCTCTTGGGGGCCGGGTGTCCGTCAGTCAAAACCAGGTCCAGTTGACAGTAAAGCAGAACCCAGGTCAAGCAAAGAAGCCTGCCTCCTTGAGCAGGACTGGTGCTGCAATCTTGACAGCCTTTCTGCACGGCTACATCGCGCGTAAAAATGAATTACGGGCACGCGAAGCACTCAACAAGCGGATTAGCTCTAAGACACCTTCAACGCGCATGTCTCTTCAAGAGTACATCAGAGATCACCAGAAGAGGCTGGCGCATTCCGTGGACAGGAATCATAGCAGCACAAGGGATGCTGCAGCATCTCCTGTTCCGTCAAAACCTGACCGGTTCCAGACAACATCAACCAGCAAGGTTCCTCTTGGTCTAGAAGCACTGGGAGGTTCTTTCCAAGCACTCCACCGTTCCTCTAAGCTGCATCTCAACGTTGCGGACAAGCAAGATCCTCGCGTGCTTGCTACAAGCGAAGCGCTGTCCACGCCTACTACAGCGCCGAAACATGAGCGATTAGAAGGCATTGTGAATACCTTATGGGAGAAACAGCGTCCAGTGGATGAAGGAGTAGATCTCTCATCTGGGGAGCCTTTTGAACGATTCCCTCACGTGTACTGA
- the LOC135396772 gene encoding uncharacterized protein LOC135396772 isoform X2: protein MPPVRRSERLKMLKRTAAKSRFSLPADFQVSYGWILKFMDRHGLLRMDSDVLQDCTAAHAGHTGGGVKRVAESDLPRSGSKKLFLDTQSARSRRNVQRLTDSHVMTEERRSGAVNLRERTKCSSTHNAKALPSILGRRRHPDGTTPGPGSSTSRIAFDALTKSVHSDMARCKSGIVPRAAHGTGQKSMDGKKKSQTSQVSVLSHSISVTSLGGRVSVSQNQVQLTVKQNPGQAKKPASLSRTGAAILTAFLHGYIARKNELRAREALNKRISSKTPSTRMSLQEYIRDHQKRLAHSVDRNHSSTRDAAASPVPSKPDRFQTTSTSKVPLGLEALGGSFQALHRSSKLHLNVADKQDPRVLATSEALSTPTTAPKHERLEGIVNTLWEKQRPVDEGVDLSSGEPFERFPHVY, encoded by the exons ATGCCTCCCGTTCGACGCTCGGAGCGTTTGAAAATGCTGAAGCGGACAGCAGCCAAG AGCCGCTTCAGCCTTCCTGCGGACTTTCAAGTTTCCTACGGTTGGATTCTTAAATTCATGGACAGACACGGACTGCTCCGCATGGACAGCGACGTCTTGCAAGACTGCACTGCAGCCCATGCTGGCCACACTGGTGGTGGGGTGAAGCGTGTCGCCGAATCTGACTTACCtcgttcaggaagtaagaagcTCTTTCTTGACACACAAAGTGCTAGATCCCGTCGTAATGTGCAAAGACTGACCGATTCGCACGTTATGACTGAGGAACGCCGCTCTGGAGCAGTTAATCTCAGGGAGCGTACAAAGTGTTCGAGTACACACAATGCGAAAGCACTGCCGAGCATTCTTGGGCGACGTCGGCATCCAGATGGCACTACACCCGGGCCGGGTTCATCGACCTCACGGATAGCGTTTGATGCATTAACCAAGTCTGTGCACAGCGACATGGCACGGTGCAAATCCGGCATTGTTCCTCGTGCAGCTCACGGCACCGGACAGAAATCCATGGACGGGAAGAAAAAGAGTCAAACTTCCCAAGTGAGCGTGCTCTCGCACAGTATTTCTGTAACTTCTCTTGGGGGCCGGGTGTCCGTCAGTCAAAACCAGGTCCAGTTGACAGTAAAGCAGAACCCAGGTCAAGCAAAGAAGCCTGCCTCCTTGAGCAGGACTGGTGCTGCAATCTTGACAGCCTTTCTGCACGGCTACATCGCGCGTAAAAATGAATTACGGGCACGCGAAGCACTCAACAAGCGGATTAGCTCTAAGACACCTTCAACGCGCATGTCTCTTCAAGAGTACATCAGAGATCACCAGAAGAGGCTGGCGCATTCCGTGGACAGGAATCATAGCAGCACAAGGGATGCTGCAGCATCTCCTGTTCCGTCAAAACCTGACCGGTTCCAGACAACATCAACCAGCAAGGTTCCTCTTGGTCTAGAAGCACTGGGAGGTTCTTTCCAAGCACTCCACCGTTCCTCTAAGCTGCATCTCAACGTTGCGGACAAGCAAGATCCTCGCGTGCTTGCTACAAGCGAAGCGCTGTCCACGCCTACTACAGCGCCGAAACATGAGCGATTAGAAGGCATTGTGAATACCTTATGGGAGAAACAGCGTCCAGTGGATGAAGGAGTAGATCTCTCATCTGGGGAGCCTTTTGAACGATTCCCTCACGTGTACTGA